The genomic region cttgatgaagaTCAACACAAATCCCCAGTCTTTAAAAAGCACTGAAAATAGTATTTATTCACAAACCAGCAACTCTCTCTACCACGAGTTTAAAGTGACTTCATCCGACGCTGGCTGGTACTTCTGtcgtgcccagaacactgagggctcaaaggacagcaagcagcaggagttggtggtgaaatgtgagtgtttcagctgcagctttatgttttaaacaaacaaatcagacaaaatcttccataaaaaaactgtccatgcagaagaaaaatcttctcatgtattttttcagtgatccattttttttcattaatttttacTTCTGATAGTTGAAACAACAGCACCTCAGGAATTTATAACCGAAAGTACTTAAAtctcagggctcttgtttcaaaagctttgtccacAAACTTTGTCCTCATGTATAGATTTAGTTTGAATTCTGaactaaaatcttctgcatagtATTCACAATATTACATTCTTAGTGGACCGTCACTCACATAGCAAGTGTCTTGGTCCAGATTTGTCCGGGGCCACTAGAAGTCTAGAAGTTCCTgatcattgcctgaagtggcccacatccgtgtgctgtctgggttgtgaattaacctgaaagaatcttctgtttcagattcacctgttgttgagataaaggtcatttcacttgggtcctttttccagataagccgaggaagacgagcatttctgtcagtggctcttctgatAACCAAGTGAAAGTTGGTGGTTCTCTCACGTTAACCTGTGACACTGATGCCAATCCTGCCCCGACGACTTACTCCTGGTCCCGCagcaaaaatcaacaaactgactcTTGGTGGAAGACCACATACAGCCAAATGCTGAGTTTAACaatacaaagagcagatgaagcttGTTACAGATGCAGCTCCTCAAACCGCATTGGTGGAGGGGATGTGAGTCAACCAGTGTGCATACAAGTACTGTGTAAGTACTATGATGTTTCCAGTgatttttacatgaatataaatagttaatatatattatataaatataaatggtcATCTGCTTCCAGCTTGTGAGTGAAATATCAGCCTCTGCTTTGCTTTAAATTACTTTCATGAGGGGGCGTGCCCGATTAGCCACTAGGTGAGCATGATGCAGAGGAACTCCCTTTACCACTgattgttggattttttttcaggataacttttacatttacagaaAACCTATGTAACACAGAATAGAGGGAAGAATAATAGTGTATTGTTTTCACAGGTTTGCATGTCATTGTGCTCCCTTATTTGAATTAGTCCACTATCTACAAACTTACCTTCAATTCCaccctgatgaaataaaaaacaaatattatgcAGGATCATTCTTTATTATAAAGACAATTGGACAGTGGTTAAATCcgacagttctctgttttctatatctttggttactgcagacagtcccaaccatgtgacagttcaagccaatcctggttttgatgtgaaggaaaatgtgtcgttgacactgagctgttctgccgagtccaacccaccagtgagctctgtcacctggaggaagacgactgatgggagagaggaaatcatccaacagactcagactcagaccttcagggtgaattcagccagtccctctgacagtggactgtacagctgtgaagccaccaatgacattggaagtggaaagtcacagccagctgaggttaaagtcagatgtgagtagaatgatgcacttgtgatggtgaatggataaacaaggaggatatattctacattactgtgtataaagtaaatactgatcagacgtgctggttctaaaaagaagaaaacattgttccacaatgtgatttaattcaaaataaagtttagcAAAACTGatcaaaaatattgtatttaaaaaaggaacagAAACCTAAAATCAGTGGCTTTAGTTTGTTTCAAAGAGAAATTGCTGAGAATAAAATTGAAAGTTTCACCAGGTGAATCTAAAACCAGTTTTATCCTTCCATTTAAAAAttcacattcttctcagtctggttttaaagagcagtaataatgtcacttcatttgttgtgttattcatgtttgatctttgatgatgttcagaaaatgacgttgtcttttctcctgaatttcccggctagtttctccaaaacacacacacatcacggagtcggcagagaagcaggagcttgacgggaggagctccgtgatgctgagtTGCTTCAGTCACATATTTCCCCCAGTCCAACTctactcatggtacaggaagagtcagggagaggaaaaggacgAACTTGTGTCcaagcatcaaaaccacacagtgtactcaaaccagtcaggagtctactactgcgtcgcacaaaatgaagtagatcaaagtttgtctgatcccgtccgtctgtttgaatgtgagtgaatttcaagaCCTTATAACTTAGTGTTTTATTgttcaggagacatgtgggaggTTTATATAAGATCATGATTTCTGGTTGTCTGTCcatatgtattgtttttgtgaaCCTGACATCTCCAGAAGGTCTTGAGGGAATTTGTTTAAACTTagtgaaaatgttcagtttaCTGTGTCCTCACAAAGCTGTGAActcacaaaacatattttttacctTGTAAAAGCAATACCCACACAATGCCTTGAGGGAatcctttcacatttggcacaaacagaGTTGTATTATTTTCACAGGTTTGCATTTTATTGTGCTCCCTTATATAGATTAGTGAACTACCTACAAATTAACCATGAATTCAaccctgatgaaataaaaaacatatattatgcAGGTCATTATGAAGACCATTATATTGGACAATGGTTCaatctgacagttctctgttttctatatctttggttactgcagacagtcccaacaatgtgacagttcaagccaatcctggtcttgatgtgaatgaaaatgtgttgttgacactgagctgttctgccgagtccaacccaccagtgagctctgtcacctggaggaagacgactgatgggagagaggaaatcatccaacagactcagactcagaccttcagggtgaattcagccagtccctctgacagtggactgtacagctgtgaagccaccaatgacattggaagtggaaagtcacagccagctgaggttaaagtcagatgtgagtagaatgatgcacttgtgatggtgaatggataaacaaggaggatatattctacattactgtgtataaagtaaatactgatcagacgtgctggttccaaaaagaagaaaacattactccacaatcTCAAAAACATCACAGGGTTCTTTTAACTATGGTGtaaattaattcattcattaaacttatccaacatttcttttaaGTGAAAACGTCTATTTCAACATTACTAAAGTGGCCTGTTGtcataacttgatttatttgaatagcacttctcaaaacaacgtTACAAAGGGCTtcacgaaaaaaaaaaattaaatacagatcaatttataaatatacatttaaaaacaaataataaaatctgtaagaaaagaaaaaataaaagaattaaaactaaaactacataaaatcagtgaatgaagtaagttaaaagtgttatttttagttttaagctagtttcaagattcaagagttttattatcaaatgcacggAGATAACAAtcaagcagtcgctggcaatgaaatgcttgagtcacaggctctcttctaacaatgctcaagaattaaaaaaaaacaaaaaacaaaatttgaataaaatagtgtaaaatagaatttcaaagaagaaagaaagaacagtagtgcaattttgtgcaatagtgcaaatatgccacggtgcttatttagtggagttattgcagttcagaggagcttaagagtcttatggcctgggggatgaaactgtctctgaaggccgatttatagtcgggtttacgcacgcacgcatgcacgcaagacacgcaacacgcccctcgcgtcgcgtgcgtccgccaatttttctaactatacgacaaagcgtcgcgagcctcacgcagcccgcaaggcttgtaaTTGGTCGGCTTACTACAGAAAAAGGCTAtaaggagccgcagtggcgatgtaaataaacagtcgacgaagaagaagacgtctcttctttgtgtgtgttgtcgaagacaaaacacactactccgcctagtgttctggcggtgaattgcgttgcaacacgcgcaacacgttagagaagcataaaccaaaacgagtctgtcgatgcaactgcgtggccttccgcggttgcaggcgcaggactataattcggccttgagcctggtggtgcgggcccgtatgctgcggtaccgtcagccagacggcagcagtcaaaaatgtttatggctggggtgaaagggtaCTTTAATAATCCggttgctcttcttcctgcaccgctgggtgtagaggtcctctatggatggtagcgccgtcctggtgatgtgctgggcggacttcaccaccctctgtagagccttacggttcagggcggtgcagttGCCATACCAGgcagtgatgcagccagtcaggatgctctctattgtgcacctgtagaagttgcagagaatcctggagtctATGTGAagcttccgcagcctgcggaggaagaagagtcgctgcctggccgtcttcctgatggagtctgtgtgatgggtccaggtcaggtcatcagtgatgtggaccccgaggaaccTGAAGCTTCTGACTCGCTCCACCAtggtcccgttgatggagaggggggcgtgttcttctcctcgtctcttcctgtagtccacgatcagctccttcgttttgccgacgttgagatggaggttgttgtcctggcaccaagatgtcagggctctgacctcctctctctaGGCCTTCACAtcgtcgccggtgatcaggcctatgacagtggtgtcatcagcaaacttgacgatggtgttggagctgtagGTGGCCAAGCAGTCAtgcgtgaacagggagtacaggagaggactgagcacgcagtcctggggggcaccggtgttgagagtcagggtggaggaggtggtgctgCCGATCCTCACTGCCTGGggtctgcccgtcagaaagttcaggatccactcacggagggcgatgttgagcccaaggtctctgagcttggtgacgagcatcaggggcacgatggtgttgaatgctgaactgtagtcgatgaacagcattctcacatatgtcTCCCTCtgagcagtgacaggttgaagatgtctgtgaacacatctgccagctgatctgcacacaccttgagagctcgGCCAGGGATCCCATCAGGTCCAGGTTCCTTGCGGGTGTGGATCTGGTTAAGGGATTTCCACACGTCTACCCTGGATATGACGGGGGGGCAGCggtcctcctgggcctcttCGATCTCCGCAGCCGGGGAGTTACTCTCAAAGCATAAAaagtgttcagatcctctgggagagatgcagacactacatcagCACTGCTGGTCTTAGCTTTGTAGTCTGTGATGGTTCTCAGTCCGGCCCACATGTTCCTAGTATTGGAGCCCTTGTAATGGGACTCAACTTTGTCCCTGTAGAGTCTCTTAGCACTGCTAATAGCACTCCGGAGTGCGTACCTGGATTTCCTGTATTCCTCCAGATCCCCTGAGATGTAGGCAACAGTCCGTGCTTTGAGTTTAGCATGGACGTCACCATTAATCCAGGGCTTCTGGTTTGGAAATGTTCGTACAGAAATCCTGGGTACGACGTCATCGATGCATTTGCTGATGTAGCAGATGACCGCGTCTGTGTACGTGTTGATATCATCATCCTGGAACAGGCACCAGTCCGTCGTGCTGAAGCAGTCCTGAAGATCAGGctgtttcagagcctcagggTTCTTGTTTCCAAAGCTCTTTTCCCAAACTTTGTCTTAGTACAAAGGATTTGTATATTATTTAACTACATTTCAAGTTGTTTATACTTCAAAATCTATTTCAGCAAATTCAACAAATCATTCAAAATAACGTTTAGCACAcctgataaaaaaacattgaagtTGAAAAAGGAACAGTAACCTAAAATCTGTGGCTGTAGTTTGTTTCAAAGAAAAATTGcttagaaaaaaactgaaagtttCACCAGGTGAATATAAAGCCAGTCTGTTTTATCCTCCCATTGAAagtttcacattcttctcagtcTGGTTTTAAAGAGCAGCAATAATGTCACTTCACTTGTTGTGTTACTCATGTTTGatctttgatgatgttcagaaaatgacgttgtcttttctcctgaatttcccggctagtttctccaaaacacacacacatcacggagtcggcagagaagcaggagcttgacgggaggagctccgtgatgctgagctgcttcagtcacagctttcccccagtccaacactactcatggtacaggaagagtcagggagaggaaaaggatgaacttgtgtccaagcatcaaaacaacacagtgtactcaaaccagtcaggagtctactactgcGTCGCACAAAATGAAATAGATCACagtttgtctgatcccgtccatctgtttgaacgtgagtgaatttcaagaccttataactgtgtgttttattgctcaggagacatgtgggaggtttatatcagatcatgttttctggttgttCGTCCATACGTCATATGTTTGTGAACGTGACATCTCAAGAAAGTCTTGAGTGAATATGTTTaaactttgtgaaaatgttaaatttacagTGTAGTCACAAAGCTGTGAATTCACAAAGCATATTTTTGCCATGTAAAAGCAATATTCACCTAACACCTTGAGGGAGTgctttcacatttggcacaaacacacaattagacTCAAAGAGTAACTGATTTAATTtggtagccaaaggtcaaaggtcaaggtcacaaaactgccttcagaaaaaaatgtcaacttttGATGAGAACTCAAAGATGTGAAGTGATTAGatatcagtggtcaaaggtcacaatgGCCTCATCAGACTCTTGGTTGATGGAGGTAAACAACGGCAGAACAGTATTTCTACTTCAGTctgaaataaatctctgctCATTGAATAAAGTTGAAACTAATTCTACATGTTCACAACTCAGTGTCtatatgatgctctctctcttctaacCACAGGAAACTATCTGGAGAACCTGAGGTTCCTCGTTGTTGCTCTACTTCTCCTGATGATTATCAGTGTAATTGTTGTAaatttaaggtgaatgaataagaagtgcatttgatcaaattcaataaatacatgTCAGAGATGGTCTGGCTTGTTTtaccacatcatgtccctctatATTTTCAGATGCTGGAggaaaaaatctattcaacaaggaacaacaaacaaTGAATCCCCTTCTAGTTTTTCGgtaatgacacatttgtttaaTCAATTCTACTTCGAAACACCaagttaaaacaatcatatatggagactttagtaaaactcatgaagatttatattaaaaagagtTTGATTCAAAGTGTGTGGTCATGGTGGCCTGTTGTCAGAACCTTGTCTTAGcacaatagattttttaattatttaactaccAGTCGTTGAAACTTCTAAATCAGTTTCTAtttgattatttgtattttggaaATCGTAGAAAAAAGTGATTATGGAGAGTTTAGGAATaagattcaggatatttaagcctctgcttcatcacttctgacctgttacagctgtaaaactaCAAATTCTTCAAAATACTTTCAGCAAATTTCAAtaatatttaatcaaatatattttaatggcGATATTACGAAGCCTCTGAAGTCCCACaatgtgttatttgtttttattttgagaacACACGATGCAAGGATcggaaacaagacaaaaacatgtgcacattagatctaaaaattatgaataaaataatctatCAGGATATCTTCAACCActcaaa from Pleuronectes platessa chromosome 10, fPlePla1.1, whole genome shotgun sequence harbors:
- the LOC128450187 gene encoding B-cell receptor CD22: MLSCFSHIFPPVQLYSWYRKSQGEEKDELVSKHQNHTVYSNQSGVYYCVAQNEVDQSLSDPVRLFEYSPNNVTVQANPGLDVNENVLLTLSCSAESNPPVSSVTWRKTTDGREEIIQQTQTQTFRVNSASPSDSGLYSCEATNDIGSGKSQPAEVKVRCE